The following nucleotide sequence is from Pochonia chlamydosporia 170 chromosome 4, whole genome shotgun sequence.
ATAAAAGATGATTGGAATTTTGGACTGGCGAAAAAGAGGAATGACTTAGTACAATGTAGCGAATGGAGTTACGGAATAGCATCACATTATTTTATAAAAACACACAATGGGTCTTGATTTGTGAACGGTATTATGTTGCTATCTAACTACCTAGGATTAATGACCGTCATTTCAGTTCCGTGACGTGAGGCAAATCATGTCACAGTACATGATAACGGCCCAACATGTGTAAGAATACTGCAAATCTGCAGTGTGTGGTATCAAAAAACGCATTACTTCATAAATAGACATTGGGGAATTCAACCGCACTGTGCACCCCGACGAGAGTTAATAAATAAAGCGCACATCCCAGCAGTCCACAGCCTTGAACCCCCCATATATTACTTAATATGGCGAATTCACAATATCGTCTCTTCCCAACTTGTATCTCCCGCTCTGGTTATTACCGATGCGTCCTGAACTGCGTCGACCACCGCTCAATCGCAGGTCACCCATGATACTCTCGCGCGTCGCCTTGCGCAGACTCTGCTTCGCGACCATGTTGACTTCATTGGGCAGCGCGACAATGACGTTCTTGTCAGATCCAAACTTGAAGTCGTCGGCCTTTACTTCATCCTGGTAACGCTTGATCTTGTACGGAGCCTTGACACCGCGGAGAAGCTTCTTGAGATTCCACTCAACAATGTATGGTCCCGTGGCTGTAATGATGCTCGTCTCCTCAGCGCCCTCTCCggcgttgaacttggctgGGGTAAACGACACAGGCTTTCCAGTTTCATGGTACACCTGGGCAACGTGCTCTGGTGTCAGAGCTAgacggcgaggacgaggCTTGGAGTCGGCCGCGAAGCCTTTCTCAaagccaagcttgccatCGTTCTTTCCACCCTTTTGTTGGGCATCAACCAGCAAAATGTAGTTCTTAGTTGTACCCAAAATCCAGCGACCATCAGCAGACACGTCCATTCCGACGATAGGGTCACCTAGAGCAGGGAGTTGTGTCTTGGCCCGAATTCCTAGGCGGTCAAACAAACGAATATCTCCCTTGTTGCTGGCAACAGCGATGTATCCCTTCTCAGTTGTAGCCAAAGCTGAGAAGTCGTTCTTGGAGGCATACTGCTTCATATCAGTGTCCACCAGCTTATTACCAGTCAAACGAGGGTCGATGCGGTACAGCGCATTGTTGGAGACACCGAGGAACGTCTGCTCCCCAGTCATCTGTGCGAACTTGTTCTCTGGAGCAAATGTGACGACGGGGATGTCATCGTGGACGTTCCACTCGTCAACGACCTTGCCGTACTCGATATCCATGCGATACAGTTTGTTGGGATCAACACCATTCTGCATGATAAGATCGCGATCTTCACTGTGCAACATGACCTTCTTGGGGCTCATGAGTTTACCACCAGGAGTGGTAACCTTGGAAATATTGGTGTTGAACTTGAGCCTGTTGTCGGCCGTATGAGAAAAGACACCAATCTTGGACCCGCGAACGACAAAAGAGCGGTCGTGCTTGTAGCCAACAGCCAATTGTGAGTTGATATCTCCGCTGGCCTTTTCTGCGGCtgcctcctcgtcctcttcggAGTCGTAGTCGTCGCTTCGGACACcagcatcttcctcttcgtcatgctcttcctcctcctgctcctcctcttcttccagaGGTGGAGCATCCTCCATGTTTAGATCACCAAAGGCGTCGAGCACGTATTCACGTTCCTTTTCCTGCGCCTTGGCCCATTTGGTTTCGTTGAGTCTCTCCCAAATAGCCTGCATGACCGCTTCTTGGAACTTTTCCAGCGTAGGCTGGTCCTTGAATCGAAGAAGCCAGGATCTGGCTGTGCCGTCTTTACTGAAATGATTGAAAACGAAGGAGAGATATTCAAAATCGAATACCGGATTGAACTCGGGTACAACTGAGGCACCAACCCAAGACTTTTCTTGGTTCTCAATTTGCAGCCAGTATTGCCATTGGCCAACCTCTGAGACGGTCGCAACGACGGAATCATCTATGAGCACAAAGTGGCCCGGCTGAGGGTCGAAAAGGTGCAACTCAGCTGGGAGTGCAGCATAGATCTCTAGTGGTTCTGGTGCAGAATCAGGTACTGGTGCGTTTGAAGGACCGCTCCCTTTtgcttctggctctggctccgGCTCCttcgcagcagccgcagGCCCTCTCTTGGCACCGGTGTTGGCAACTGTGTTCTTGGCGTACATGTCGTCGATCGACTCAATCGAGCGTGCAAGTACAGGACTGTGAAGCGGGCTGGCGGGTGGGATGGGGTTTTCGTCGTGGAACTCAAACTGCTGATAATCCTCGTCGGATGCGGTAGTAAATGGCTTGCGGTATTTGCGTTCGTATTGGCACTGCTTAGCAACTTGAACAAACTGTTCAACTTGGGAGGTTGAGACTTGACTATCGCAGACAAATTCGTAGAGATCGCCGTTGTCACCGCTCAAGTCTCTCCAAGCAAAGACAGTTTCGCCACTCTCTCTTATTTCGACGCGGAATCGAAGGGCCTCGTCTAATAAGAATGTCTTCTCGTCGCGTTCGGTGGCAAGAGCATCAATTTCAGCGTCTTCGCCTTCCTCGTCCGCAATGAGTTCGGCCTCGCCTTCCTCAAACACACGTTGGACAACGAGTTGGTAGTGGAAATCTTGGTTGGTTCGACGAATACGAATGGCGGAATCCTTGAAAATAAGTTCGGAATAGCCCTTGGGCGAGAGCGGCCGGACGAGGTACAGCTGGCCCTGAGGCAACTCTATAAGTGCTTCTTGGGCGCTGGAGCCGAAGATGTACTTCCCGACTGTGGGGTAGAAGGAGCTGTGTTAGCTTGTGGTCCTATGGGTGTGGATTGCAATAATGGATACTGGGTACCCTTGACAACGAAATAAAAAAAGGGTTTGGATGGAGCATATGCGATACCGGGTtatccaaaaaaaaaaaatgcaaaTCTTGTAGCCATTCGTGTGTTTCCCTGAAGTCTTCCAAGGCGGGGGGAAAGAGGCTACAATCAGGCAACTTGGGAAAGAGGGGAATATTGAGGGGAACAGGTTACACAAGGGAACCGAGACAATGTTGGCGAGGGGCAAAGCATATGTTGACAAAACTTTggcccaaaaaaaaaaaaaaaaaaaaaaagattGAAACCAACACCTTGCTCTTTCTCATGAAAAAACAACAAGAGAGAAGCACTCACCATTCCGTAGCATAAACATGCTGTCCTTATTTATTCGTCGCTCGTGCTATCCTGTTCTCGTCCAAGCTGCACAAACGAAAAAAGCGAGtaaaccagaccagacccctcCTCCAGGTGTCAACAGCTGGCGGCGCGGCGGAGGATTGAGGCAGCTCGTAGTAAGCGGAAGGAAGTCGGAGGACAAAGAATGTAAGGAACGAAGAATTAATGGACAAGATGAGGGAGACAGAAGAATACTTCGCCTGCGCGGCCAACGTAGTGGACAGGAGATGTGGTTCACAATGAAGCAAACGCGATGATGCAAGAGACAAGCTGTGACGGTCAAGGCGGGATGAAGTGGTGGCGTCAAATCATCAGGTCActggtggtgtgtggtgtgtggtgtCTGCCTCCACCAgaatgtttcaatgtttccatGGCTCTGTCCACAGCGTCCAGATGTCAAGGGCGAACTGATGTCAGTGCCACCACAGCACATGGCCTGCACTGCGTCATCGCATTGACCAAACCAGTGTGGCGTCTGGTCCTGCCTGCTTGCCTGCCTGGTGCTCAATATGTGCTGCCTTTGACCGTGGCCCACCAAAACTTCAAAAttggccaatgttgatgcCCAGCGTGAAGTCTGGTACTCTCCAGTCAACTGTAGAgctggtttcaatgttcaatgttcccgaTGTCAATCAAGGTCATTGCCAGTCTGGTTCCCTCGTGTCAAATAACCAGGGACATGTTCTGTACAGGCAGAATCAAGCACAACCCAAGAAATAAACGCAACTAAACACGACGCGTCTCATCGCACCGCTAACCAAACACTAAACTAATaacaaacaccaacaccgtCAAATTAATCCCGTTGACAGAATTGTAACCCATGTCCTCTCACACTAGCACATCTTGGAAATTAGTGGCGTCACTGTCGACAAATTCGCCACCACACACGCTCACATGAGAAGAGTCTGGTTCGTGCCACTCATAAGGCTGACTCCGAACACAAATCATTGTTATTGATCGACTGTCGCTGAAGTCTCTCGACGCCAATGAGCATCGAGCAGTTTtaccaacaccagacactcttGGCACCCATCACTTAGACATATTGTTCCCAACAAACGTATTACCTGTGCATGTTTGCGACGGCAACCATGGTCTGATGTTATTTTGAGACCACACTGCATTTAGATAAACACATGCATTGTTCTTTGCATTTTTAACTTCTCCCGTTTCAGAGCAGTACATACATTTTCATCTCAGCACCCCGAATCAGTATTATTCTCGGCCCATGACCCTCTCTACACCTTGCAATCAAACTGTCCCTTGCTGTCCTTCTTACAAATATCCGCAACCTCAACAGGCTTAGGAACATCTTGACACGGCTTCCCATTCTCAGTAACTTCCTTGGCGCAATCATAATTCGTCGCCAATACGGCCCTAAACGCGGAGAGGGAAAACTGTTTCGCTAATCTGTCATCAGCGTCTTTGGATTTCGAGCCAGTCTCGTATGCCTCCTTCATAGAAGAATTCAGCTGGTTTATGACCTCGTTTCTCTCCTTGCAGGTCAAGGTGCCGCAgtctttccttttctctgCAGTCGGCATTGCGAGACCGAAGCCAAGCAGGATGGAGAGAATAATCGTGGACTTCATTGTGGTAAGTAGGTTCTGTTTGGTGAAGAAATGTATTGCAGGCGGTGAAAGATAGTAGAGTGTGAAAGTAACAGTTGGAATTACGGTCCTCATATTGCAAAGGTTTGGCAAAGACGGGATTATATACACTTCAATTTACAAGACCTACCATGTGCTATCGTCTCATAAGACAGTGTCTGAGACCCAACTTACTAGCAGACCGACATCTTGTCACTGACAGTGAAAGGAGAGCTAGCCAGACGGACAATTAACAGAGAAAGTCCGTAGTAGTGGAGATGTTGTCAAATGATCCCAAGACTGCTCCGTAacttactccgtacataccCAGGTAATGAGCACCAGCAGGTGTGGCTTGTCACCTGTTCCTCTCGCAAGGGTACGCTGATCCCCACTGTGTCAATCAAGTACCCTTTTTGTTCAATATTGTCTTGCTGTTTTCTTGTGTTAGCTGCTAGGGCGAATGCGGCGTTGCCTTGTCTCGGCAGATGATACAGAGTATCCCAGGGTCCAGCGGATGTTAGGGACCGCATACTTAAAACAGGACGTCATACAGGACAGCCATGTCGATTGTAGGGTATTTGAGGAATCAGCACAAAGTCTGAGAAAAGTATAGCCAATGCGAAGACAATAAAAGGCGCCCAGTATAAAAACTTGAGAAGAAGTGTCCGGGCCGAGGTCTCACGTCTGGAAAGTCAAATCCGCTACACGGAGTGTAGCTCCTCAGTGAATCCCAggtggctggctgatgaCTCGGACCAATGCAATAAGTGTCTCAAAGTACAACGGTGTAGATGAAGGAAGCAATATGCACGATaccgtactccgtatacagcctgtggtcaaaggtatttgaacatatccaagtatacactaacacagctcaatatgcctcgGCACACAACGCggtatgcgatacctttccttgttcgAATACTTCTGACCTCCCACTGTAATCAACATATCAAATGATTGAATATCCGCCCCCGTGCTATACAACTACCGAGTATAACTCTTTTTCTGCCACTCCCTTCTATTGGCATCATTCACCATTCCGTGCCTTTGTCCAGTCCCCTCATCCGCCCTCCCCAATATCCCCGTACTACGGAGTAAACGTTAATAAAAAAGACAATAAGGGTATCCTAGCTCTTCTAAAGTTCGTCTGCACCCAAAAAGTTCATACTGACTCCCATCTCGCTGTCCATACTGTCCCAAAAGTCTTCCCTCGGCATTCTGGCTCCAGGATCCGGCTGACCCACCCGAGCTCCTCTTCCGTTCCTCTTTATGCCGGCAAAGTCATCTGCAATAAGACGCGCCACATTCATTCCCATGAGAGCACTAGTCTCCATGGTTGAGATGAAGCTTTCCACGCCAGAGGTGTAGTATAGACCCCTGCCGAGGATGGGATCCTGGAACGTGACTCGCGGTGATTCGATTGGGTATGAGTAAAACCAATGAGGATAATACCACGAGATTGGCTCAACTTCACTCATCGACTCGTTGGACGTAAAAGATGAAGGGATAGGTGTGCCTAGGAGGTCGGACAGGAAGCTTGCCGTGACTGCTTCGGCAGAGAAGATCTTGTAGAGAAACTCCTTCTTTTGCGTCTTGGGATTGGTCACCGTGCGGAGAGTGCTGACGGAATAGAAGCCTGTACGGCCGACTCCGTCACCAGCCTCATGTGGTACTTCATCCCTTCCGAGAGTCGTGTACACGTTGCTGGGGGCCACCTTTCCTGGCTCCAGGCCGAAGAAGCTTGGTTGCAGTCGGAACGGCGAGGTGAAAAGCGTGACGTGAAGCTTCATGTAAGGGATAGTATCAATACGGTGCTTGATAACCTCGTTTGTAGTCTCAATATCGCTAAACTGCCATGGGGACGCAATAATGACGCTGTCAAAAGACGTTGACAACTTGGAGGCTTTTGATTTCGAGTTCGTCTGTTTCGTGGATATCACATACTTGGGCACTGATCCAGGCTTGTTGGTACCCTTTTGGAACGCAATACCAGTGACAGAGGTGTTTGGATGGTAGGATGCCTGACTATTTTGAAGCAAGCTCTGAAAAATTTGCCAATTACCTCCAGCGACGGCTACTGCGCCCTCAGTAGAAAACGAAACCTTGAGCACCGTCAGCATTATGTTTCCATAAAACAGGAAAAGCTTAAGTAGAAGGTCCTACCAATGCTTCCAAAGCGTGAATGTAAGCCATATTCGAGGCATAGTTGACCCGCGTAGCCGACTGCATGAGCTCGCGCACAAAATCTTCATTAACCTACCAGGACGTCAGCCCAGCATTCATTCAAGTCATGTAGAATGCCGATTGAGAGCTTACATTATTCTCCTTCAGGTATTGCTCACCAGTAACACCAGTCAAGCGCAACAGCCCCAGCTCAAAAGCCCTCTGCGTCAAGGATCGAAATGGGAAATACGGTGCCTCGTAAAGGCGAAGAAATGTCCCAACAGCACTCTTCACCAACTGTACAGCCCTATAAGGTGCCAAGCCATACCTCAGAAATAGTTTGGTAGTATCCCACCACCAGGAAGTGCCTGCATACGACTCAAAGACGATGGTCTCCCCATCCCAAATAGCCGTGTAGTCGCCAGCCTCAGGCTTTGACAGCTCCGTCAGCGACAGGTTGAAATTGCGCGTGGCATTGTACAGAATGTGAttgtctttgatgaagatggatgctCCGAGTTCCACACGTTCCTTGGGGTCGTCCAAGGCATTCACAGTGATGGTACGTCCACCAATGTGGTCCGTCTTTTCGAAAACTGTGATGTTGACAGTTAgaccctcctcctccgcgTATTTTTGCAAGTAATATGCTGCTGAAGAACCTGCAGCCCCAGCTCCTAAGAATTCACCATGTCAGTGACTGCTTGTTTGTAAATTGACCCTCCAGTTTCGTTCCGTTCCTTGATCccagtccacttccagaccCTGAACCCACCCCCAGATTCGCAGGGTTCATCGGAACCTGAGTGTCCCAATGGAATTGCATCTCGACACTGGTCGCAGAGTTGAaaattcatcaacaaaaatCGCACAAGGGAAAAACATACCAATGATTGCCACATTCCTGACCTCATTTACACCCTGAACGCTGTTCGTCGCGTGTCGTGCTGCGCTAGTCACAGTGGCGAGagccaccaacttcaacagtAGCAACCACATCGTGAAGGCTATGCTGAGCAAAGGTGGCTCGGAACGTCTCGGAGCGTCTCGGGCAGAGCAAGTAATATAAATAAATATCTGGATTAGTATCCTACAGTAAGCCCCAACGAAAACAAAATTATGGGCAAGCAGGGACCACTCGAGTCGCTTTTCgtcccaaaaaaaaaatacaaaatgcaaatgtctggtgtttgctgtTGACCCTGGTCGTCTTGAGTTGTTGGCTAATAAGTAAAGGCAAAAGTAGGGTCCAGCAAGCAAAAGTCAATGCTCCAGCCTCTAGCTGCCTAGCTCCAAGCACACATGGAGGTCAAGCTTGtgatgtggacatggacttggacttggacttggatggGCGAGGGTGACGCGGAGTCGATGTGCAatgaatgacatggaggcatCCGCCCCACATGGCGGCGAGCTGGCACTGCGGCCAAACAACCAGCGCTGCTCCCTGAGGAGCGAATCTGATTGGTTAACCCGGGTCAGAGACGACATGTAGCCACTGATCGCAACTGTCCAACACGATACTTACTTGAAGTAAGGTACTTAAAGGCTtcaaaccaaccagacttcaacagACACGttatgtactccgtatctaGGTACCTACTAGGTATTATTCACCTGGAACTTATCCATGCATCCTTTGTGTCAACAAATGCTGAATGTTGAGACCAGGGCTTGGGCCAACCTTCTTAGCATTGCACCACCTGACAATCCAAGCAATGTCTATTTCCACGGCACGAAGCTACCTTCACATCAACCTATCACGCTTACCCTTTTATCTCATCTTTTTACCATATTGCATAAATTCGGAAAGCCAAAGTGTCTATTGATTTGCCACTAAGAAGCAATTCGCTTTGCACATCGATTGCACACAGCTCTCACTACTCAACTCGAGCCTAAAAACCTGTTCATCAGGCGGTATTTTAAACCATACGACACGAACAATGTCCCAAAACACTAAATATACAAAAAATATCATAACACCTCGCCTTATGCAAATTGGCGTCGTCTTTCTAGACGTTTTCGCCGCCAGATGTCGCTGAAACAAAATCCTGTAACAATCTCCCATATGTTGGGTGGCAAAAGCTTCGCCCGCTGTGAAACTGTCATTAAGAAAAAATGGGGTATACTGTCTCTGCTTTTCAACCAAAAAAGCCCAAAAAATTCCAAGAGTCTCTATATCCCATAGAGATTAAGGAGTCGATACGTCGTAAATTGCGTGTTGTCGTTTCACAACCACGCTTTCATGAATATGTAGAGGAAGGGTTGCCAAAGTTAACTTTCCTCATCGCTGCTGTAACCGCTTTCCACTCC
It contains:
- a CDS encoding vacuolar import and degradation protein 27 (similar to Coccidioides immitis RS XP_001240531.1) — protein: MKSTIILSILLGFGLAMPTAEKRKDCGTLTCKERNEVINQLNSSMKEAYETGSKSKDADDRLAKQFSLSAFRAVLATNYDCAKEVTENGKPCQDVPKPVEVADIFGKYIFGSSAQEALIELPQGQLYLVRPLSPKGYSELIFKDSAIRIRRTNQDFHYQLVVQRVFEEGEAELIADEEGEDAEIDALATERDEKTFLLDEALRFRVEIRESGETVFAWRDLSGDNGDLYEFVCDSQVSTSQVEQFVQVAKQCQYERKYRKPFTTASDEDYQQFEFHDENPIPPASPLHSPVLARSIESIDDMYAKNTVANTGAKRGPAAAAKEPEPEPEAKGSGPSNAPVPDSAPEPLEIYAALPAELHLFDPQPGHFVLIDDSVVATVSEVGQWQYWLQIENQEKSWVGASVVPEFNPVFDFEYLSFVFNHFSKDGTARSWLLRFKDQPTLEKFQEAVMQAIWERLNETKWAKAQEKEREYVLDAFGDLNMEDAPPLEEEEEQEEEEHDEEEDAGVRSDDYDSEEDEEAAAEKASGDINSQLAVGYKHDRSFVVRGSKIGVFSHTADNRLKFNTNISKVTTPGGKLMSPKKVMLHSEDRDLIMQNGVDPNKLYRMDIEYGKVVDEWNVHDDIPVVTFAPENKFAQMTGEQTFLGVSNNALYRIDPRLTGNKLVDTDMKQYASKNDFSALATTEKGYIAVASNKGDIRLFDRLGIRAKTQLPALGDPIVGMDVSADGRWILGTTKNYILLVDAQQKGGKNDGKLGFEKGFAADSKPRPRRLALTPEHVAQVYHETGKPVSFTPAKFNAGEGAEETSIITATGPYIVEWNLKKLLRGVKAPYKIKRYQDEVKADDFKFGSDKNVIVALPNEVNMVAKQSLRKATRESIMGDLRLSGGRRSSGRIGNNQSGRYKLGRDDIVNSPY
- a CDS encoding prenylcysteine oxidase (similar to Verticillium alfalfae VaMs.102 XP_003006940.1), producing the protein MWLLLLKLVALATVTSAARHATNSVQGVNEVRNVAIIGAGAAGSSAAYYLQKYAEEEGLTVNITVFEKTDHIGGRTITVNALDDPKERVELGASIFIKDNHILYNATRNFNLSLTELSKPEAGDYTAIWDGETIVFESYAGTSWWWDTTKLFLRYGLAPYRAVQLVKSAVGTFLRLYEAPYFPFRSLTQRAFELGLLRLTGVTGEQYLKENNVNEDFVRELMQSATRVNYASNMAYIHALEALVSFSTEGAVAVAGGNWQIFQSLLQNSQASYHPNTSVTGIAFQKGTNKPGSVPKYVISTKQTNSKSKASKLSTSFDSVIIASPWQFSDIETTNEVIKHRIDTIPYMKLHVTLFTSPFRLQPSFFGLEPGKVAPSNVYTTLGRDEVPHEAGDGVGRTGFYSVSTLRTVTNPKTQKKEFLYKIFSAEAVTASFLSDLLGTPIPSSFTSNESMSEVEPISWYYPHWFYSYPIESPRVTFQDPILGRGLYYTSGVESFISTMETSALMGMNVARLIADDFAGIKRNGRGARVGQPDPGARMPREDFWDSMDSEMGVSMNFLGADEL